Sequence from the Thermoproteales archaeon genome:
CAGTCAAACATTTAAAAATATCACTTAAAAGCGCGCTAGTCAAAATTCTATATTATTAAGATTCCATATCAAAATTGAATTTGCCAAAACCAGAATATTCATGATTCTCTAAGCTCGAAAAACTGGAGTAAATAAGCCGTGAACCAAAAGTAAAACAATAAATATAAATGTTTTACTTTAAAAATAAATGTAAAACTTTGGTGAGCCCATGAGGTATATTGTAAAAGTAAGTAGGAAGGGTCAAGTAGTAATCCCTGTTAAAATTAGGAAAAAATACAATATCAGAGACAAAGTAATCATCAAGGCCGATGAAGAAGGAATAAAAATCATACCACTAATCCCACTAGATGAAATGTTCGGAATAGACGGAGACATAATGAGAGAAATCGCCAAGGAGATAATAGAGGAGAGATTAGAGGAGATTAAACGTGGTAAATAGATACATCGTTGATGCAGGCGTCCTAGCGTTATTCTTTGCCGGAGATCAAAAAGTGAAAAAGTACTTCAACGACATATTCCGCGGCAACGCAGCAGGCTACTTATGCGAAATAAATCTCGCAGAATTCTACTATAAATCAGCAGAAAAACTTGGCATCGACGCAGCCGATATAAGATATGAAGCTGTAAGAAATTCTCCAATAAAACAAGTGCCCGTTGAAGATGAATTAGTAAGAAAAGCTGCCAAGATAAAACTAAAATACAGAAATAAGATATCGCTAGCCGACGCATTCCTCATAGCCTTAACACACCAAGTAAAAGGCATAGCTCTAACAACCGATCCAGCAATAAAAGAAATACTAAAGAACAAATGTAAATTCTTCGAAGTTTAGACCATGAAGCTTTTTAAATTTAATATCTTTACTAAAATAAGAGGCAAAATATTAAATTAGCGAGTAAGCTCTCGACAAATAATTCAACATTTCATTCGTATTGAGGATGCTACCTAATGGTTACCGCCAAGATTACGCCCTAACCCATATTCTCTTCGCATGAGTCCTATCGAAGTCTTTGTCCTCAGTCGCTATAGCTTGAATTTTAAAATTATCCATAACTGCTAAATGTAACGCATCTGAAGGATTCAAAATATACTTTAAAAGATACTCTCTAGCTTCAAGATATTCTCCCACCGTTAATGGCAGCACATCCACATAAGGCAGTATCGCTCTATCTATCAACTCTAGAGTATCCCCAACCATTACCCCATACTTTTTCTTCGACACATATATAGCCTCATCAAGCACTAATACGTCAGTGTATAACTCTTCTCCAAGAAGATTACGATAAAAATCCTCGATAACCCTAGCCTCCCCTCTCTAGCAACCTAATATTCAAATAAATTATCAAACTCGCATCCACAAATATCTTCAAGACTCAAACTCCTCCTCAAGATCAATTCTCGAAAGCTCGCCAAGCCTGCCTAAAAGACTTTTAACCCTCCTCCTTCTCTCTCTAATCCATTC
This genomic interval carries:
- a CDS encoding AbrB/MazE/SpoVT family DNA-binding domain-containing protein; translation: MRYIVKVSRKGQVVIPVKIRKKYNIRDKVIIKADEEGIKIIPLIPLDEMFGIDGDIMREIAKEIIEERLEEIKRGK
- a CDS encoding type II toxin-antitoxin system VapC family toxin, which encodes MVNRYIVDAGVLALFFAGDQKVKKYFNDIFRGNAAGYLCEINLAEFYYKSAEKLGIDAADIRYEAVRNSPIKQVPVEDELVRKAAKIKLKYRNKISLADAFLIALTHQVKGIALTTDPAIKEILKNKCKFFEV
- a CDS encoding type II toxin-antitoxin system VapC family toxin; the encoded protein is MEDFYRNLLGEELYTDVLVLDEAIYVSKKKYGVMVGDTLELIDRAILPYVDVLPLTVGEYLEAREYLLKYILNPSDALHLAVMDNFKIQAIATEDKDFDRTHAKRIWVRA